From the genome of Gracilibacillus salitolerans, one region includes:
- a CDS encoding SCO7613 C-terminal domain-containing membrane protein, which yields MRDISKTEREKVVGQEMVTLLKEGYISEKEFRKIMTSYKQYMYHQEQIEEYKQYDERNTISTPKQQPEEQPDKQLVKKKQEFKQQKEKTAEQIRERNITWLLILGVSFLLISGLVVATSSWEQMGAVLKVVTLLGVSVFFLALSGISSSFLKIEKTAFAFLTLGSLLLPIAIIAIGYFELFGSYLSLSGEGRNLLGVICTLLPLPLYARNAMKSQSRLFVWIFFLFMSFFVGFAIAATKVSVDVFYFLIMVFNAVLLYGYHRYHNHKTFHIFIKELPAYAQLNLVISTLLMLFVFDQALFYSFNVLLTALIYIAMVFVYNTKSYQFVFSALFAYGAYQLTEHSWLQSIDLFVYGLIGVGYLVFAYLMKKDAYLSKVFHYTSGVISMFAFIYISYQGLIIRENQDSWILLLAYITIACTYVYLANITERQVFRWLAPIFLYTCGLQLWDLSVQPIMDNSVQLFMFIYASILFIGIGVRNQYKYLQVIQMSTYYSSIIVMLLSVMYGLLVEAYMQVSFMFLLFGCLALIVSVSQSQTKKQVADWAHGISWLFAILVLYPELTVHVSAYHENFNMPFHMAVSGLILLAISVVWKKVEKYALAQSAFYTGQFSYLMAVLQLMNVYSIEEMYVRPAILMVGIGVSVWLVRYARLDMLWSIVAVITFAFYTSLLSTFSIETFESIVWFMLFAPVLLLGIDRFAGEYVKALKVYFFWLAHIVQLSVLMLVILDQLLGQSINPIVLLIPFLIYLYCTFTKTIEWQINLFLYLALTMVILLVTTNIAYYDLLEYIPFAYCLIASSVLLVIVWFIVNFGWKRRMEWYIIPFANFSLLMVISLEEMTTIVEVLSVISFIILNLYLLHVRNWSIATVFPLTLSISMWELQHLVVEDIALFFISIGCFILLLFSGKYLYRQLFQRDAQQLLIDWYSVVAVMYVGYSFHFTDATDIVWIRIIPYLLLALWAFLQVNRISQELMRKTLVTLGALCFLPSYYLVLQEYLVYISDLFHAELRVLPVLVLSIVMARKTWRNYQSIMTHIQSVILVFITIYLVVDAIQSNTVWDALIVGILSLVALLTGMKFQIKSYFLVGLGTLLFNVIYQTKPYWGNMPWWAYLLMAGITLIAIASYNEWKKQGQSEGKLEKKIKKIVTRLKEWN from the coding sequence GTGCGTGATATTTCTAAGACGGAAAGAGAAAAAGTAGTAGGACAAGAAATGGTGACATTATTGAAAGAAGGATATATTAGTGAAAAAGAATTCAGGAAAATTATGACATCTTACAAACAATACATGTATCATCAAGAACAGATAGAAGAATACAAACAGTATGACGAGCGAAACACCATTTCAACACCTAAACAACAACCCGAAGAACAACCTGATAAACAACTAGTGAAAAAGAAACAGGAATTCAAACAACAAAAGGAAAAAACAGCGGAGCAAATAAGAGAAAGAAATATTACATGGCTATTAATTCTAGGTGTATCTTTTTTATTAATTAGTGGATTAGTTGTTGCAACTAGTTCATGGGAACAAATGGGTGCCGTATTAAAAGTGGTGACATTACTTGGTGTTTCGGTATTTTTCTTGGCATTGAGTGGTATATCTTCTTCATTTTTAAAAATTGAAAAGACAGCTTTTGCTTTCTTAACTTTAGGGAGTTTATTGCTTCCGATTGCTATTATCGCAATTGGATACTTTGAATTGTTTGGAAGTTATTTGAGTTTATCTGGTGAAGGGAGAAACTTGCTTGGCGTTATTTGTACGTTACTTCCATTGCCCTTATATGCTAGAAATGCAATGAAGAGCCAATCGCGATTATTCGTATGGATATTTTTCTTGTTTATGTCTTTTTTTGTCGGTTTTGCTATCGCAGCGACGAAGGTATCTGTAGATGTCTTTTATTTTCTTATTATGGTCTTTAATGCGGTACTATTATATGGCTATCATCGATACCATAATCATAAAACGTTTCATATCTTTATTAAAGAATTACCAGCATATGCTCAACTAAATTTAGTCATTTCTACTTTATTAATGCTTTTCGTCTTTGATCAGGCCTTGTTTTATAGTTTTAATGTTTTGTTGACAGCATTAATTTATATTGCGATGGTATTTGTCTATAACACGAAGTCCTATCAATTTGTTTTCTCTGCCTTATTTGCATATGGTGCCTATCAATTAACAGAACATTCTTGGTTACAGTCGATCGACTTATTTGTTTATGGTCTGATCGGTGTGGGTTATCTTGTCTTCGCATATTTAATGAAAAAAGACGCCTATTTATCAAAGGTGTTTCACTATACAAGTGGAGTTATTTCAATGTTTGCTTTTATATATATTAGCTATCAAGGACTTATAATAAGAGAGAATCAGGATTCTTGGATTTTATTACTAGCCTATATAACTATAGCTTGTACTTATGTATACCTTGCTAATATTACAGAAAGACAGGTATTCCGTTGGTTGGCTCCGATCTTTCTTTATACATGTGGACTACAACTATGGGACTTAAGTGTACAGCCAATCATGGATAACAGTGTACAACTATTTATGTTTATTTATGCAAGTATATTGTTTATAGGGATAGGTGTTCGAAACCAGTATAAGTATCTTCAAGTTATCCAAATGAGTACGTATTATTCATCTATTATTGTGATGTTGTTATCTGTTATGTATGGTTTGCTTGTTGAGGCATACATGCAAGTATCTTTCATGTTTTTATTGTTTGGTTGTTTAGCTTTGATTGTGTCAGTTTCTCAATCACAAACTAAAAAACAAGTAGCAGATTGGGCACATGGGATCAGTTGGTTGTTCGCAATTCTCGTCTTATATCCTGAACTAACGGTGCATGTCTCTGCTTACCATGAGAATTTTAATATGCCATTTCATATGGCTGTTTCAGGCTTGATTTTATTGGCTATTAGCGTGGTTTGGAAAAAAGTAGAGAAATACGCATTAGCACAGTCTGCCTTTTATACTGGTCAGTTTAGTTATTTAATGGCAGTACTTCAGCTAATGAATGTCTATTCAATAGAAGAGATGTATGTACGACCTGCTATTCTAATGGTAGGTATTGGTGTGTCTGTTTGGTTGGTTAGATATGCACGACTTGATATGCTTTGGTCAATTGTTGCTGTAATAACGTTTGCTTTTTATACGTCATTACTCAGTACCTTTTCTATAGAGACATTTGAATCGATCGTATGGTTTATGTTGTTTGCTCCGGTGCTTTTATTAGGGATTGATCGGTTTGCAGGAGAATATGTGAAAGCTTTAAAAGTTTATTTCTTTTGGCTTGCTCATATCGTTCAATTGAGTGTTCTTATGTTAGTTATCTTAGATCAATTGTTAGGACAGTCAATTAACCCAATTGTATTATTAATTCCCTTTTTGATATACCTTTATTGTACGTTTACCAAGACAATAGAATGGCAGATAAATTTGTTTTTATATTTAGCATTGACAATGGTCATTTTGTTGGTGACAACCAATATTGCCTATTATGACTTGTTGGAATATATTCCATTTGCTTACTGTTTGATAGCCTCAAGCGTTTTGCTAGTGATTGTATGGTTCATAGTGAATTTTGGTTGGAAAAGAAGAATGGAATGGTATATTATTCCTTTTGCGAACTTTAGTCTGTTGATGGTAATTTCACTCGAAGAAATGACAACCATAGTGGAAGTACTTAGCGTAATAAGCTTTATAATTTTGAACCTTTACTTATTACACGTGCGTAACTGGTCGATTGCGACAGTGTTCCCGTTAACATTATCCATTTCCATGTGGGAACTTCAACATTTGGTGGTCGAGGATATAGCTTTATTTTTTATAAGCATAGGATGTTTTATTTTATTGTTATTTTCTGGAAAGTACTTATACAGACAACTTTTTCAAAGAGATGCACAACAACTGCTGATTGACTGGTATTCGGTAGTTGCTGTGATGTATGTAGGTTATTCTTTTCATTTTACGGATGCAACTGATATTGTTTGGATTCGGATTATCCCATATCTATTGCTTGCTTTATGGGCATTTCTACAAGTTAATCGTATCAGCCAAGAGCTAATGCGGAAAACCCTTGTCACATTAGGGGCGCTATGCTTTTTACCATCTTATTATCTTGTTTTGCAAGAATATCTGGTATATATATCTGATTTATTCCATGCAGAATTGAGGGTATTACCTGTTCTTGTACTATCTATCGTAATGGCAAGAAAGACGTGGAGAAATTATCAAAGCATAATGACACATATACAATCAGTCATTCTCGTTTTTATTACAATCTATTTAGTGGTTGATGCGATTCAAAGTAATACAGTATGGGATGCGCTTATTGTCGGTATTCTTTCATTAGTTGCATTGCTGACAGGTATGAAATTTCAAATTAAATCCTATTTTTTGGTCGGGCTTGGAACACTCCTTTTTAATGTAATCTATCAAACGAAACCATATTGGGGTAATATGCCATGGTGGGCGTATCTGTTAATGGCCGGTATAACATTAATTGCCATCGCTAGTTACAATGAGTGGAAGAAACAAGGACAATCAGAAGGAAAGCTAGAGAAGAAAATTAAAAAAATCGTTACTAGATTAAAAGAGTGGAATTAA
- a CDS encoding zinc ribbon domain-containing protein translates to MEHKGCIKCGSTRAAQKEVAMTGTGLSKMFDVQNNRFLVVYCEDCGYSEFYNKQSTTGSNIWICFLGKNNFKVALLVLHPLL, encoded by the coding sequence GTGGAACACAAAGGATGTATTAAATGCGGAAGCACGAGAGCAGCACAAAAAGAAGTAGCGATGACAGGGACTGGTCTTTCCAAAATGTTTGATGTACAAAATAATCGCTTTCTTGTTGTATATTGTGAGGACTGTGGTTATTCTGAATTTTATAATAAACAATCTACTACGGGATCCAACATTTGGATTTGTTTTTTGGGTAAGAATAATTTTAAAGTAGCTCTTCTTGTCCTACACCCACTGTTGTAA
- a CDS encoding VOC family protein → MSLTSQNIFVNLPIKNLKKSVEFFSALGFEFNQQFTDETTTCMIVNDNIFVMLLEEERFQDFTSKEIVDATKATEVLIALSAESPEKVDEMVNNAIEAGGSRANEKQDHGFMYGWSFQDLDGHIWEIVYMDESYVE, encoded by the coding sequence ATGAGTCTAACATCACAAAATATTTTTGTAAACTTACCCATCAAGAATTTAAAAAAATCTGTCGAATTCTTTAGTGCATTAGGTTTTGAGTTTAACCAACAATTTACAGATGAAACAACCACATGCATGATAGTAAATGATAATATCTTTGTTATGCTATTAGAAGAAGAACGATTTCAAGACTTTACTTCAAAGGAAATTGTAGACGCAACGAAAGCAACAGAAGTATTAATCGCATTATCTGCTGAAAGCCCAGAAAAAGTAGATGAAATGGTGAATAACGCAATAGAAGCTGGTGGAAGCCGCGCTAATGAGAAGCAAGACCATGGATTTATGTATGGCTGGAGCTTCCAGGATTTAGATGGTCATATTTGGGAAATTGTTTATATGGATGAAAGTTACGTGGAATAA
- a CDS encoding MFS transporter, giving the protein MEKNRFRFWILVSIVAVSGFSQGMLLPLIAVIFESSGVSSFLNGLNATGLYIGILLASPFMEQPLRKFGYKPLIITGGLLVLVSLALFPLWQTFWFWFFLRLLIGIGDHALNFGAQTWITAFSPETKRGRNIAVYGLFFGIGFAVGPLMVPLVNINESLPFILASGLSLIGWLFLFALRNELPEQDMQMSSFKNTFKRFAQAWKYAWVAFLPPFAYGFLETSLNGNFPVYALRIGIEVENVSALLFAFAIGAIVFQLPLGMLSDKLGRKKILTAVLLLGFICFSAAGFLEHSFYGLFICLFLVGMFVGSMFSLGITYMTDLTPKELLPTGNLLCGVFFSFGSLIGPSAGGLFIQFAPSVSFFYLISTLFLIIFAIILGNEKRRQR; this is encoded by the coding sequence ATGGAAAAAAATCGATTTCGTTTTTGGATATTAGTTAGTATTGTCGCTGTTTCTGGTTTTAGTCAAGGCATGCTTCTGCCATTAATAGCAGTCATTTTTGAAAGTAGTGGTGTGTCTTCTTTTTTAAACGGATTAAATGCGACGGGGTTATATATTGGTATCCTGTTAGCTTCCCCTTTCATGGAGCAGCCGTTAAGGAAATTCGGCTACAAACCACTTATTATAACAGGTGGACTACTAGTATTGGTTTCTCTAGCATTGTTTCCTTTATGGCAAACTTTTTGGTTTTGGTTTTTCTTACGCTTACTAATTGGAATCGGTGATCATGCACTTAATTTCGGTGCCCAAACGTGGATTACTGCATTCTCACCAGAGACTAAAAGAGGAAGAAACATTGCCGTTTATGGTTTGTTTTTCGGGATTGGCTTTGCCGTCGGGCCATTAATGGTGCCGCTTGTTAACATTAATGAAAGCTTACCATTCATTCTCGCATCAGGATTAAGTCTTATTGGTTGGCTATTTTTATTTGCACTTAGGAATGAGTTACCGGAACAAGATATGCAGATGAGTTCTTTCAAAAATACGTTCAAACGGTTTGCACAAGCATGGAAATATGCATGGGTTGCTTTTTTACCACCCTTTGCTTATGGATTTTTAGAAACGTCGCTCAATGGGAATTTTCCTGTCTATGCACTTCGAATCGGGATAGAGGTAGAAAATGTATCCGCATTATTATTTGCCTTCGCAATCGGAGCGATTGTCTTTCAACTGCCACTGGGCATGTTGAGTGACAAATTAGGACGAAAAAAAATATTAACAGCTGTACTGCTGTTAGGATTTATCTGTTTCTCTGCAGCGGGATTCTTAGAGCATTCATTCTATGGATTATTTATCTGTTTATTTCTGGTGGGAATGTTTGTCGGATCGATGTTTTCTTTAGGAATTACCTATATGACCGATCTGACTCCAAAAGAGTTATTACCAACTGGCAACCTGCTGTGTGGTGTGTTTTTTAGCTTTGGAAGCTTGATTGGTCCATCTGCTGGAGGATTGTTCATCCAATTCGCACCATCGGTAAGCTTTTTCTATTTGATTAGCACTTTATTCTTAATTATTTTCGCAATCATATTAGGAAATGAAAAAAGGAGACAGCGTTAA
- a CDS encoding putative holin-like toxin encodes MYESFMVLFSFGTFLIALLALIISMINRK; translated from the coding sequence ATGTACGAAAGTTTCATGGTGTTGTTTAGTTTTGGAACTTTCTTGATTGCATTACTCGCCTTGATCATATCGATGATCAACCGCAAATAG
- a CDS encoding DUF2515 family protein yields MISTVINMTKEGSQIFDQFKRLPNELKPIKKALQQKKETVTDVSNLTNHEAKLVQSIKSQTRENNLNNITRTKAYLDFFKRNPAIEWAFLAHMVSRNAGWNMTDLKGSLLTRLMTKEQQEYFFAFLERSNWLIFHDAYPQLLLYEESIRTNKNQFYLLPQFGISYFMQVMWDIYYQKRDNYQLSVALIINEQNYIEDRVIQNKDYQATLMESLEFKVQELLELNQILFPFSDEKQVKMIGQSVHQFASLKERILLGKRLYQLLFDDEFFSNIYDMALRQPHTGSRKDYWPYIFNDINESNPGEPFQESLSNCKLIPGANRLYSPTLENAWSNVEQKPAEKGDWYSDWEVIHYLRKDPSKVNGNIYEEYCESLEKVELAILAKGPMSK; encoded by the coding sequence ATGATTAGCACCGTGATAAATATGACAAAGGAGGGATCGCAAATATTTGATCAATTTAAACGGTTACCAAATGAATTGAAGCCAATCAAAAAAGCATTACAGCAAAAAAAAGAAACAGTTACTGATGTCAGTAATCTTACCAATCATGAAGCGAAACTGGTACAATCTATTAAGAGTCAGACGAGGGAAAACAACCTTAACAATATTACCAGGACGAAAGCGTATTTGGACTTTTTCAAAAGAAACCCTGCCATCGAATGGGCATTTCTGGCACATATGGTGTCACGTAATGCAGGTTGGAATATGACCGATTTGAAAGGTAGTCTATTGACAAGATTGATGACTAAAGAGCAGCAGGAATATTTTTTTGCATTTTTAGAACGGAGTAATTGGCTTATTTTTCATGATGCATATCCTCAATTACTTTTATACGAAGAAAGTATTAGAACGAATAAAAATCAATTCTATTTACTTCCACAATTCGGGATATCCTATTTTATGCAAGTAATGTGGGATATCTATTATCAGAAGAGGGATAATTATCAGCTATCTGTTGCACTTATTATCAATGAACAAAACTATATCGAAGACAGAGTGATTCAGAACAAAGATTATCAGGCTACTTTAATGGAGTCTTTAGAGTTTAAAGTGCAGGAGTTATTAGAGTTGAATCAAATACTGTTTCCTTTTTCAGATGAAAAGCAAGTTAAAATGATCGGGCAATCTGTACATCAATTTGCTTCACTAAAAGAGCGGATCCTATTAGGCAAACGATTATATCAGTTATTATTTGATGATGAGTTCTTCTCCAATATTTATGATATGGCACTGCGGCAGCCACATACCGGATCAAGAAAAGACTACTGGCCGTATATTTTTAATGATATCAACGAGTCTAATCCTGGTGAACCTTTTCAAGAGAGTTTAAGTAATTGTAAGCTTATACCTGGGGCAAATCGTTTGTACAGTCCTACATTAGAGAATGCCTGGAGTAACGTCGAACAGAAACCTGCGGAAAAAGGCGACTGGTATTCTGATTGGGAAGTGATTCATTATTTACGAAAAGATCCTTCCAAAGTAAATGGAAATATCTATGAAGAATATTGTGAATCATTGGAAAAGGTGGAGCTTGCTATTCTTGCTAAAGGACCTATGAGTAAATAA
- a CDS encoding patatin-like phospholipase family protein — MEDVGLVLEGGGSRGVYTGGVLQFLMEQDIYIPYVIGVSAGACNGSSYISRQIERNRTVNIDYVSHPEYLSFRNWVKKRELFGMDFLFDTLPNDLVPFDYQTFNEATEEFVVGVTDCKTGDPLFYHKSDYANDMLTLLRASSSLPMVAPVVQYDNLALMDGGISAPIPIKQSIKDGNRKNVVILTRNRGYYKKPQSPNWYIRRKYQEYPGLLHSLEKRHIEYNETINYLYEEEKKGNVFIISPTEKLTVGRIEKNKKKLLDLYQKGYADVKKVEEELKGFLAS; from the coding sequence ATGGAAGACGTTGGATTGGTTTTAGAAGGTGGAGGAAGTCGAGGAGTTTACACTGGTGGAGTACTGCAGTTTTTAATGGAGCAGGACATTTACATACCTTATGTAATCGGTGTTTCAGCCGGAGCTTGTAATGGCTCGTCCTATATTTCCCGTCAAATCGAACGGAACAGAACAGTAAATATAGATTATGTTAGCCATCCTGAGTATCTTTCATTCCGGAATTGGGTTAAAAAGCGGGAACTGTTTGGTATGGATTTTCTATTTGATACATTACCAAATGATCTAGTTCCTTTTGATTATCAAACTTTCAATGAAGCAACAGAAGAGTTTGTGGTTGGAGTAACAGATTGTAAAACTGGGGATCCATTGTTTTATCATAAATCAGACTATGCGAATGATATGCTTACACTTCTTCGCGCATCAAGTTCTCTACCGATGGTAGCACCAGTTGTACAGTATGATAATCTCGCTTTGATGGATGGTGGAATTTCAGCACCGATTCCCATTAAACAATCAATAAAAGATGGTAACAGAAAAAATGTAGTAATCTTAACGAGAAACAGAGGTTACTACAAAAAACCGCAATCACCCAATTGGTACATACGGAGAAAATATCAGGAATATCCTGGCCTACTCCATTCCTTGGAAAAAAGACATATTGAATATAATGAAACAATCAACTATTTGTACGAAGAAGAGAAAAAAGGAAATGTCTTCATCATTTCACCGACAGAGAAATTAACTGTCGGACGCATCGAAAAAAATAAGAAGAAATTATTAGATTTATATCAGAAAGGCTACGCCGATGTTAAAAAAGTTGAAGAAGAATTAAAAGGGTTTTTAGCTTCCTGA
- a CDS encoding ABC transporter permease, translated as MKKMLLLSIGDMKNIQREPLLLFSLFGIFLLIAVIRFALPELHNTLLSYTSFPLQPHFRIIVSLALLMAPFMIGILYGFIILDERDEGVLLFYAVTPVTKTGYLFARILAPIIVTFLMSFAVVLLQGIVMWDFFTFLPIAVLFALQSPIVTMLLASLASNKVEGLALTKVVNLMLLAPLLHYLINHPLINITMLFPVYWPVKVFLESDSGSYWWNLFAGFLITLIWLVFLERLFRKRME; from the coding sequence ATGAAAAAAATGTTATTACTATCGATAGGTGATATGAAAAATATTCAACGTGAACCATTATTATTATTCTCTTTATTTGGTATATTCCTATTAATAGCAGTTATCCGTTTCGCTTTGCCGGAATTACACAACACCCTTCTGTCCTACACATCTTTTCCATTACAGCCGCATTTTCGGATCATTGTCAGCCTGGCATTACTAATGGCACCTTTTATGATTGGGATCCTCTATGGATTTATTATCTTAGATGAACGTGATGAAGGTGTTTTACTCTTTTATGCTGTTACACCAGTCACAAAAACAGGTTACCTTTTTGCAAGAATACTTGCTCCCATAATCGTTACGTTTCTGATGTCTTTTGCTGTAGTATTATTACAGGGAATTGTTATGTGGGACTTTTTTACTTTCCTCCCTATAGCTGTGTTATTCGCATTACAATCACCTATCGTGACGATGTTGTTGGCAAGCCTTGCTTCCAATAAAGTAGAGGGACTAGCACTTACTAAAGTGGTAAATCTTATGCTTCTCGCACCATTGCTCCATTACTTAATTAATCACCCTCTCATTAATATTACAATGCTTTTCCCTGTTTACTGGCCAGTGAAAGTATTTTTAGAATCAGATAGTGGGAGTTATTGGTGGAACCTCTTTGCTGGTTTTTTAATCACACTAATTTGGCTTGTTTTTCTTGAACGATTGTTTCGTAAGCGAATGGAATAG
- a CDS encoding CoA-disulfide reductase — MKYVIIGGVAAGMSAAMEIKRTDDSAEITVLERGKDYSYGQCGLPYVVNGLIPSTEKVIARTVETFREKYGIDARVHTKVTSVDTENQQVFSFYLDSDQPFTLTYDRLLIATGSDPILPEWPGMDLDGIHTLKTLRDTNALMDDITERVEHVTIVGAGYIGLEMAESFRSIGKKVTLIQRGDQLAKIFDEDMSKLIEKEAVYHQVDIKLEEEVTGFSGKNRVEAVMTDKGTYSTDLVLVSAGVKPNTKFLQDTGIQMNREGAIRVNAYMETSIPNVYAAGDCATHYHIIKQLDDYIPLGTTSNKQGRIAGANMAGNPITFKGIVGTSIMKFFDLALGRTGITETEAERLSIPYEVEIREDTNHASYYPGVETLHTKLIYHQKTNQLLGGQMIGRQGVDKRIDVLATALYNQMTIQQLQDLDLAYAPPYNSVWDPLQKISRKT; from the coding sequence ATGAAATACGTAATAATTGGTGGAGTAGCGGCAGGAATGAGTGCTGCAATGGAAATAAAACGGACGGATGACTCGGCTGAGATCACGGTGTTGGAGCGTGGAAAAGATTATTCATATGGACAGTGTGGGTTACCGTATGTAGTCAATGGACTGATACCGTCTACTGAAAAAGTTATTGCAAGGACCGTTGAAACCTTTAGAGAAAAATATGGTATAGACGCGAGAGTACATACGAAAGTGACAAGTGTGGATACAGAAAACCAACAGGTCTTTAGTTTCTATCTAGATTCAGACCAACCCTTTACTTTAACATATGACCGCTTGTTAATTGCAACTGGTTCTGATCCGATTTTGCCGGAATGGCCTGGAATGGATTTAGATGGAATCCATACGTTAAAAACTTTAAGAGATACAAATGCATTGATGGATGACATAACGGAAAGGGTAGAACACGTCACGATTGTCGGGGCTGGCTATATCGGACTTGAGATGGCAGAAAGTTTTCGATCAATTGGAAAAAAGGTGACGCTAATTCAGAGAGGTGATCAATTAGCGAAAATTTTCGATGAAGATATGTCAAAGCTAATTGAAAAAGAAGCCGTATATCATCAGGTCGATATTAAATTGGAGGAAGAAGTAACAGGATTTTCTGGTAAAAACCGTGTGGAAGCAGTTATGACTGACAAGGGTACATATTCAACTGATTTAGTACTGGTTAGTGCTGGAGTTAAACCGAATACAAAATTTCTGCAAGATACCGGGATTCAGATGAACCGGGAAGGTGCGATTCGTGTGAATGCTTATATGGAAACCTCGATTCCAAACGTTTATGCTGCTGGGGATTGTGCTACACATTATCATATCATCAAACAATTAGATGACTACATTCCATTAGGTACTACTTCGAACAAGCAAGGTAGAATTGCTGGAGCAAACATGGCTGGAAATCCGATTACGTTTAAAGGAATAGTGGGAACATCCATTATGAAATTCTTTGATTTAGCTTTAGGACGAACCGGAATTACAGAAACAGAAGCAGAAAGATTGAGTATACCCTATGAGGTTGAAATAAGAGAAGACACTAATCATGCAAGTTATTATCCTGGAGTAGAAACACTACATACTAAGTTGATTTATCACCAAAAAACCAACCAATTATTAGGTGGTCAGATGATTGGAAGGCAAGGTGTTGACAAACGCATTGACGTACTGGCCACTGCTCTATACAACCAAATGACCATCCAACAGTTGCAAGACCTTGATCTCGCATATGCACCACCATACAACAGTGTCTGGGATCCATTACAAAAGATTTCCCGTAAAACGTAG
- a CDS encoding type II toxin-antitoxin system SpoIISA family toxin, whose amino-acid sequence MEKEALVISILVGVLLSFILFVYIQSLRSFHNKEDNRFNENLYQYRKTLYVLFVLSIGTLWLIEFISLDDWKKLVILAGLAIFIDIFVFSTPTIKKIWRTEFQNYDPLKTYIQENSLIEEKQQDKLNYFSQLLQIAPFIKSDIEKKQLDFPNSLNLFLSYYADTFGLRVHLYEVKPKDIETEYEPMEVFIKTIQTIKQTHTLDWGTMPVNLELDNEVNTDRLVMDTLWNGDIVALDREEKHGNGMAHICPVFVGENHTFILFIEEIHQRVYEMDALFITNLACLYCFLEDQNLVRN is encoded by the coding sequence ATGGAGAAAGAAGCACTTGTAATTTCGATCTTAGTAGGGGTTCTCCTGTCATTTATATTATTCGTGTATATCCAAAGCTTGCGGAGTTTTCATAATAAAGAGGATAATCGTTTTAATGAAAATTTATACCAGTATCGAAAAACACTTTATGTTTTGTTTGTATTATCAATAGGTACTTTGTGGTTAATCGAATTCATTTCTCTCGACGATTGGAAAAAGTTAGTAATACTAGCGGGGTTGGCTATCTTTATTGATATATTTGTATTTTCTACTCCAACAATAAAAAAGATTTGGAGAACTGAATTTCAAAACTATGATCCATTAAAAACATATATACAAGAGAATAGTTTAATAGAAGAAAAGCAACAAGATAAGTTAAATTATTTCTCACAATTGCTACAAATCGCCCCATTTATCAAATCCGATATTGAGAAAAAGCAGCTTGATTTTCCAAATTCACTAAATTTATTTCTCAGTTATTATGCAGATACTTTTGGTTTACGTGTTCATCTATATGAGGTAAAGCCTAAAGATATTGAAACCGAATACGAACCTATGGAAGTTTTTATAAAAACCATTCAAACCATTAAACAAACACATACATTGGACTGGGGAACTATGCCAGTTAACTTAGAATTAGACAATGAGGTTAATACTGATAGGCTTGTAATGGATACATTATGGAACGGAGATATTGTGGCATTGGATCGTGAAGAAAAACATGGGAACGGTATGGCTCATATTTGTCCTGTTTTTGTCGGGGAAAATCATACGTTTATTTTATTTATAGAAGAGATTCATCAAAGAGTTTATGAGATGGATGCGTTGTTTATCACCAATCTTGCTTGTCTTTACTGTTTTCTGGAAGATCAAAATTTAGTGAGAAATTAA